A genomic region of Candidatus Zixiibacteriota bacterium contains the following coding sequences:
- the gyrB gene encoding DNA topoisomerase (ATP-hydrolyzing) subunit B, producing the protein MAARIQDNEKEIPQETNGHVYDATTIKVLEGLEAVRRRPAMYIGDVGSRGLHHTVYEVVDNSIDEAMGGFATHIVVEIGKDGSITVTDDGRGIPVETHPEEGISALEVVMTKLHAGGKFDHESYKVSGGLHGVGVSVVNALSEWCWVEVCRDGQVYRQEYARGIPTTEVKKNGKRKKVGTRTCYMPDTEVFTSIEFKFDIIASRLRELAFLNQGLSIDLVDHRTDRKVNFLAKGGLVEFVKFLNESKTPVFKKPIHFKKTSKDVEVEVAIQYNDGYSESVYSYVNNIHTIEGGTHLTGFRTALTRSINNYASKYNLVKSNGIGLVGEDSREGLTAVISTRVRDPQFEGQTKTKLGNGEVRGIVEQITNEFLGAFFEENPPVARKIVEKLLAAASAREAARKAKELTRRKTALDSAALPGKLADCSLRDPALCELYIVEGDSAGGSAKQGRDRRFQAILPLRGKILNVEKARIDKILSNKEIRSMITGLGCGIGDDFDADKVRYHKVIIMTDADVDGSHIRTLILTFFFRYMKSLVEAGRIFIAQPPLFRLRHGKKEQYAYTDDEKDKILKQMPSSGVSISRYKGLGEMNPDQLWRTTMDPERRTLLQVTVQDAAAADHLFSVLMGSETAPRSRFIQENAQYVRNLDI; encoded by the coding sequence ATGGCAGCTAGAATTCAAGACAACGAAAAAGAAATACCGCAAGAGACGAACGGCCACGTCTACGACGCGACGACAATCAAAGTACTTGAAGGGCTTGAAGCTGTACGTCGTCGTCCTGCAATGTATATCGGCGATGTCGGCAGCCGTGGACTTCACCACACCGTCTACGAAGTCGTAGATAATTCGATCGATGAGGCCATGGGCGGCTTCGCTACCCATATTGTTGTAGAGATAGGCAAGGATGGTTCGATCACGGTTACCGACGATGGTCGTGGTATTCCGGTTGAGACGCACCCCGAGGAAGGGATTTCAGCCCTGGAAGTGGTCATGACCAAGCTTCACGCGGGCGGAAAGTTCGATCACGAATCTTACAAAGTCTCTGGTGGATTGCATGGTGTGGGCGTGTCTGTCGTCAATGCCCTGTCGGAATGGTGTTGGGTAGAAGTCTGCCGCGACGGGCAAGTCTATCGCCAGGAATACGCCCGCGGCATTCCCACGACCGAAGTTAAGAAAAACGGCAAGCGCAAAAAGGTTGGTACTCGGACTTGCTATATGCCGGATACCGAGGTTTTCACTTCTATAGAATTTAAGTTTGATATCATAGCTTCGCGACTCCGAGAATTGGCCTTCCTCAATCAAGGTTTGTCTATCGACCTTGTCGATCACCGAACCGATCGTAAGGTCAACTTCCTGGCCAAAGGCGGCTTGGTTGAGTTTGTCAAATTTCTTAATGAAAGTAAAACGCCCGTTTTCAAAAAGCCGATTCATTTCAAGAAAACCAGCAAAGATGTTGAGGTCGAGGTCGCGATCCAGTACAACGACGGTTACTCTGAATCGGTTTACTCCTATGTGAACAACATTCACACTATCGAGGGCGGTACGCACCTGACCGGTTTCCGCACCGCGCTAACTCGTTCGATCAACAATTACGCCTCAAAATATAACCTGGTCAAATCCAACGGTATCGGTCTCGTAGGCGAGGATAGCCGGGAAGGACTTACGGCGGTCATCTCGACCCGGGTACGCGACCCGCAGTTCGAAGGCCAAACCAAGACCAAGCTGGGCAATGGTGAAGTGCGAGGCATTGTTGAGCAAATCACCAATGAGTTCCTGGGAGCATTTTTCGAAGAGAACCCACCGGTAGCACGAAAAATCGTGGAGAAACTCCTTGCGGCTGCATCCGCTCGTGAAGCAGCCCGCAAAGCCAAGGAACTCACACGGCGTAAAACTGCGCTCGACAGTGCGGCGTTGCCCGGCAAGCTCGCAGACTGTTCACTGCGCGATCCGGCGCTGTGTGAACTGTATATCGTCGAGGGCGATTCGGCCGGAGGTTCCGCCAAACAGGGACGAGACCGACGTTTCCAGGCGATCCTGCCTCTACGTGGGAAAATCCTTAATGTCGAGAAAGCACGGATCGACAAGATTCTCTCCAACAAGGAAATCCGTTCGATGATTACCGGTCTGGGATGCGGTATCGGGGATGATTTTGATGCTGACAAGGTGCGGTATCATAAGGTCATCATCATGACTGATGCCGATGTTGACGGATCGCATATCCGGACGCTTATCCTGACTTTCTTCTTCCGCTACATGAAATCGCTGGTGGAGGCAGGACGTATTTTTATTGCTCAGCCACCATTATTTCGCCTGCGCCACGGCAAGAAAGAGCAGTACGCTTATACCGACGACGAGAAAGATAAGATTCTCAAACAGATGCCGTCGAGCGGAGTTTCGATCAGTCGTTACAAAGGTCTTGGTGAAATGAATCCCGATCAACTCTGGCGAACGACTATGGACCCGGAGCGACGCACCCTTTTGCAGGTCACGGTGCAAGACGCCGCGGCGGCCGACCATCTTTTCAGTGTCCTTATGGGTTCCGAAACAGCGCCTCGCAGTCGTTTTATCCAGGAAAACGCTCAGTACGTGAGGAACCTGGATATCTAG
- a CDS encoding DUF721 domain-containing protein, whose product MGRFDQHRNVPRLSGVIDAVIGSLGLTRKYHGWQVVNNWPEIVGRQVAKVATATRFEDTTLYVAVADDAWRQELVMQTESILENIRQYPYGQAVKQLRFVRGEKG is encoded by the coding sequence ATGGGTAGATTCGACCAACATAGAAACGTTCCTCGCCTGTCGGGAGTGATTGACGCTGTAATCGGTTCGCTGGGACTGACACGGAAATATCACGGCTGGCAGGTAGTCAATAACTGGCCGGAGATAGTCGGTCGGCAAGTAGCAAAGGTGGCAACCGCCACTCGTTTTGAGGATACAACTCTCTATGTCGCTGTGGCTGATGATGCCTGGCGGCAGGAACTGGTAATGCAGACCGAATCGATTCTGGAGAATATTCGTCAGTACCCATATGGACAAGCTGTAAAACAGCTTCGATTCGTACGGGGTGAGAAAGGCTAA
- a CDS encoding sigma-70 family RNA polymerase sigma factor, translating into MTEADNDHDRTLVQDCLAGDLKAFEVLVDKYQKPVFNAALRIVGNGDDAQDVSQMVFTKAFEKLQSYDPKYKFFSWVYRMTINESLNWIKCRKPQSEIPENLASTARTPEEQYRRKEIDQVVEDAVGELPLDYRMVVVFRHFVDLTYRDLSFVLGIPEKTVKSRLFSARRLLGQVLRKRGMVGYD; encoded by the coding sequence ATGACAGAAGCTGATAATGATCATGATAGAACCTTGGTACAGGATTGTCTCGCAGGCGATCTGAAAGCCTTCGAGGTGCTCGTTGATAAGTATCAGAAACCGGTATTCAATGCCGCTCTGAGGATCGTAGGTAATGGTGATGATGCCCAGGATGTTTCGCAAATGGTATTTACTAAGGCGTTTGAGAAACTTCAGAGCTACGACCCGAAATACAAGTTCTTTAGTTGGGTGTATCGAATGACTATTAACGAATCTCTTAACTGGATCAAATGCCGGAAGCCTCAGAGTGAGATTCCAGAGAACTTGGCATCCACGGCTCGCACGCCCGAGGAACAATATCGTCGGAAAGAGATTGATCAGGTGGTTGAGGATGCCGTTGGCGAACTCCCTCTTGATTATCGTATGGTCGTAGTCTTCAGACATTTCGTAGACCTCACATATCGGGATCTGAGTTTCGTACTTGGTATTCCCGAGAAAACGGTTAAGTCACGCTTATTTTCCGCGCGACGACTACTGGGCCAGGTGCTTCGCAAACGAGGGATGGTAGGATATGATTGA
- a CDS encoding carboxypeptidase-like regulatory domain-containing protein: protein MTGFYRSQIRLSRYRRTSHTSHYLLGISIGFVLLIIGVSLFTISCDSSVDPPPPQDPCQGFTGNVSGELALPYYTEILYTVEGIIRDHYDDSPVPNVSVSIDWIDSAVVVTSDSYGYFYIPGPICPGEYEIVFTAPGFAVQTISAYAPSLDELKGDIDVSPSGSILYPLELDVEIYGLTGSVSGVILDAWWELLICPDGSVIIPPVMGAEVELKFRGQDHLGQENVTLVPDLYWVMSNVEGYFAFVDLPLTDSASLTVPPFVAGDSSYGGCQIVVPVPSAGLVLVPGMDTVFQVAYQYFGYDSSGFLEVSGWLAWNYVNSTYLTGIWRISNAGGMDTTFHMVDSGRLAGIHEDGHIFIDLNPGFADANTLLSGTVSEQSISGTWQTVGFIGVLDSGSFIAVRK from the coding sequence TTGACAGGGTTCTACCGATCACAAATCAGATTGTCGAGATATCGCAGAACCAGCCACACCTCGCATTATCTCCTCGGCATCTCCATCGGCTTTGTTCTCCTCATCATCGGAGTTTCACTATTCACAATTTCCTGTGATTCGAGCGTCGATCCGCCTCCACCTCAAGATCCATGCCAGGGATTTACAGGTAACGTATCAGGAGAACTTGCACTCCCATACTATACTGAAATACTATATACCGTTGAAGGTATCATTCGCGATCACTACGACGATAGCCCTGTCCCCAATGTTTCAGTTTCAATCGACTGGATTGATTCAGCGGTTGTTGTTACCTCTGACTCTTATGGTTACTTCTACATTCCCGGACCAATCTGTCCGGGAGAGTACGAGATCGTTTTCACGGCACCAGGTTTTGCGGTTCAAACTATCTCCGCTTACGCACCCAGTCTGGATGAGCTGAAAGGAGACATTGATGTCAGTCCATCCGGTTCCATTTTATACCCGCTCGAACTGGATGTAGAGATATACGGCCTGACGGGATCTGTTTCCGGCGTGATCCTGGATGCCTGGTGGGAGTTGTTAATTTGTCCGGATGGCTCGGTCATCATCCCTCCGGTGATGGGCGCTGAAGTCGAGTTGAAATTCCGAGGGCAGGATCATCTCGGTCAGGAGAATGTTACCCTGGTTCCGGACCTATACTGGGTAATGTCAAATGTGGAAGGGTACTTCGCCTTTGTTGATCTTCCTCTGACAGACTCTGCATCACTGACTGTCCCGCCATTCGTTGCGGGCGACAGCAGCTATGGCGGATGCCAGATCGTTGTACCTGTTCCATCAGCAGGTCTGGTGCTGGTGCCTGGAATGGACACAGTGTTTCAAGTTGCCTATCAGTATTTTGGATACGATAGTTCGGGTTTCCTCGAAGTTTCCGGATGGCTTGCATGGAACTACGTTAATTCAACGTATCTCACTGGTATATGGCGGATCAGCAATGCGGGCGGCATGGACACCACTTTCCACATGGTAGACAGCGGAAGGCTGGCGGGGATACATGAGGACGGACATATTTTCATCGACTTGAATCCCGGATTCGCCGATGCCAATACTCTACTGAGTGGCACTGTCTCCGAACAGTCAATATCCGGGACCTGGCAGACCGTGGGATTCATAGGTGTCCTTGATAGCGGGTCGTTTATCGCTGTAAGGAAGTAG
- a CDS encoding ATP-binding protein → MEREFRRSIDSLDDVFSFVEECASAYSLDDTIRLPLSLAIEEAFTNAVRHNFSSHQSLSLSIVTDDRTIVVNLIDRDAKRFDVVYPGPEDIDSRLRQGNPGGLGLHLIRVFMDSVDFTYKNGNSIITMTKNVDK, encoded by the coding sequence ATGGAACGCGAGTTTCGCAGAAGCATTGACAGTCTTGATGACGTATTCAGTTTCGTCGAGGAATGTGCCTCCGCCTACAGTCTGGACGATACAATCAGGCTCCCCCTCAGTCTAGCTATCGAGGAGGCATTCACTAACGCTGTCAGGCACAATTTTAGCTCACATCAGAGCCTCTCACTTAGTATTGTTACTGATGATCGAACCATTGTCGTTAACTTGATCGACCGCGATGCCAAACGATTCGATGTTGTGTATCCCGGGCCGGAGGACATCGATTCTCGCCTTCGGCAGGGAAATCCGGGAGGCCTGGGATTGCATTTAATTCGGGTTTTCATGGACAGCGTCGATTTTACATACAAGAATGGAAACAGCATAATCACCATGACAAAGAACGTGGATAAATAA
- a CDS encoding PEP/pyruvate-binding domain-containing protein, translating to MSDQKKSVDKLFEALQERAKELNCLYQVEEILREPDASTDEIVKKTVAAIPAGWQYPSLCRVKFSLEDRVWTSPDFSESKWVQTADIVAGDIVFGTISVYYTKEMPGCDEGPFLNGERKLIHIIAGRIGHRIMHQKMRHIVSEWQNGQQDDSSDSLEGWRVVLRMLKQTDRNLYINVARKMLNHLCWGGVAEAERLFQTFMPTEVAINEERPADWNQPHQTRATGFTAELGTDVFKIAADNLSDDEILALIQKWIQEDKLSFLVQVVNRNMSLAEVADAIRRYHHLASEDPEIESPNKRGIGVSLIRRFLSDQLQYIIVAKHFIEVSDFYGLLNRVVFSSDSQGKLGGKSAGLYLARQILKKKAKKIPLLSNVKIPKTYHITSDVLLHFMHYNNFDEVVEQKYKPIDQVRFEYPYIVQTFKSARFPPDIVNGLSAALSDLGDHPLIVRSSSILEDRIGAVFSGKYKSLFVANQGPRRQRLAALLDAVAEVYASTFGPDPIEYRTERGLIDFGEEMGIMIQRVVGSRVGNYFLPSFAGVAFSQNEFRWSPRIKREDGLIRLVPGLGTRAVDRLSDDYPVLIAPGQPGLRVNASPEETARYSPKMIDVINLESNTFETIEINRFLRDVAFEIPGINQMASIYEDGHLRLPSGLSLDPDRDNLAITFEGLITRTPFVKQVGAILNILQETMGVPVDIEFASNGKHFYLLQCRSQSHSDLSAPSPIPKDTPRDKMIFSARKYISNGLVPDITHIVYVNPTAYGELGSRAEMIDVGRAVGKLNKLLPRRQFILMGPGRWGSRGDIRLGVSVIYSDINNTAALIEIARQKGNYVPDLSFGTHFFQDLVEADIRYIPLYPDDDGIAFNEDFLLGQRNILPEVLPKYASLADTIRLIDVPKSTDGQILKVLLNAELGEAVGILTEPSSGPE from the coding sequence ATGAGCGACCAGAAGAAATCAGTTGATAAGCTTTTCGAGGCTTTGCAGGAACGCGCCAAGGAACTCAACTGTCTTTACCAGGTAGAAGAAATTCTGCGAGAGCCGGATGCCAGCACAGACGAGATTGTTAAGAAGACTGTCGCAGCCATTCCTGCCGGGTGGCAATACCCCAGCCTTTGTAGGGTGAAATTCAGTTTGGAGGACAGGGTCTGGACATCCCCTGATTTTTCTGAAAGCAAGTGGGTTCAGACTGCCGATATCGTTGCCGGTGATATTGTATTTGGCACCATTTCCGTTTACTACACCAAAGAGATGCCGGGATGTGATGAGGGCCCTTTTCTCAATGGAGAGAGGAAGCTGATTCACATTATCGCCGGTCGCATCGGACACCGCATAATGCACCAGAAGATGCGTCATATTGTCAGCGAGTGGCAGAATGGACAGCAAGACGATTCTAGTGATTCTCTTGAGGGGTGGCGGGTGGTGCTACGGATGCTCAAACAAACAGATCGTAATCTGTATATAAATGTAGCTCGCAAGATGCTCAATCACCTTTGCTGGGGCGGAGTAGCTGAGGCAGAACGCCTTTTTCAGACATTTATGCCAACTGAAGTGGCGATTAATGAAGAACGACCTGCGGACTGGAATCAGCCGCATCAAACCCGAGCAACCGGTTTCACGGCCGAACTAGGTACGGATGTTTTCAAGATAGCCGCTGATAATCTGAGCGATGATGAAATCCTGGCGCTGATTCAAAAATGGATTCAGGAAGACAAGCTTAGTTTCCTGGTGCAGGTGGTTAATCGGAATATGTCACTCGCCGAGGTGGCTGATGCCATACGTCGCTATCATCATCTGGCTTCAGAAGATCCGGAGATCGAATCACCTAATAAGCGCGGGATTGGCGTATCACTCATTCGACGCTTTCTCTCAGATCAACTCCAGTATATCATCGTGGCGAAACACTTCATTGAAGTGAGTGATTTCTACGGCCTGCTCAACAGAGTGGTGTTCAGTTCTGATTCGCAAGGCAAGTTGGGCGGCAAGAGTGCTGGACTGTACCTGGCCAGACAGATTCTCAAGAAGAAGGCCAAAAAAATCCCGCTGCTGAGCAACGTGAAAATCCCCAAGACATATCACATAACTTCCGACGTTCTCCTTCATTTTATGCACTACAACAACTTCGACGAGGTTGTTGAGCAGAAATACAAACCAATCGATCAAGTTCGGTTTGAATATCCGTATATCGTACAAACTTTCAAGAGTGCTCGATTCCCCCCGGATATCGTCAATGGCCTGTCCGCCGCTCTGAGTGACTTGGGCGATCATCCACTCATTGTTCGTAGTTCCAGTATTCTCGAAGATCGCATTGGGGCCGTGTTCTCCGGCAAGTACAAGAGCCTGTTCGTGGCCAACCAGGGTCCCCGGCGACAACGACTGGCGGCGTTACTTGATGCCGTCGCCGAAGTCTACGCATCCACTTTCGGCCCTGATCCGATTGAGTACAGGACGGAGCGGGGGCTGATTGATTTCGGCGAGGAAATGGGCATTATGATTCAACGGGTTGTAGGCTCACGGGTGGGCAACTACTTTCTGCCATCCTTTGCGGGGGTGGCATTCAGCCAGAACGAGTTCCGTTGGTCCCCCAGAATTAAGCGTGAAGATGGCTTAATCAGGCTGGTACCAGGCCTCGGAACGCGGGCTGTCGATCGTCTCAGCGATGATTACCCGGTTCTGATTGCCCCCGGTCAACCCGGACTGAGAGTTAATGCCAGTCCCGAAGAAACAGCCAGGTATTCCCCTAAGATGATTGACGTGATCAACTTGGAATCCAACACTTTCGAAACTATCGAGATTAATAGATTCCTCAGGGATGTGGCCTTTGAAATTCCTGGAATCAATCAAATGGCTTCAATTTACGAAGACGGTCATCTACGGTTGCCGTCGGGGCTGAGTCTTGATCCCGATCGGGATAATCTGGCCATTACCTTTGAAGGATTAATCACACGAACTCCGTTTGTGAAACAGGTCGGGGCGATCTTGAATATACTACAGGAGACTATGGGCGTGCCTGTTGATATCGAGTTTGCGTCCAACGGAAAACACTTCTATCTCCTACAGTGCCGTTCGCAGAGTCATAGCGACCTAAGTGCCCCATCGCCGATTCCCAAAGACACGCCCCGCGACAAGATGATTTTCTCGGCACGCAAGTATATTTCGAACGGCCTTGTGCCGGACATTACCCATATTGTTTACGTCAACCCGACAGCCTACGGCGAGCTGGGTTCTCGCGCGGAAATGATTGATGTGGGTCGTGCCGTAGGGAAGCTTAATAAGCTCCTGCCCAGACGACAATTCATTCTGATGGGGCCGGGACGGTGGGGCAGTCGTGGGGATATCCGATTGGGTGTTAGTGTGATTTATTCCGACATTAACAACACAGCCGCGCTTATTGAGATCGCCCGACAGAAGGGCAACTATGTCCCCGATCTTTCTTTCGGGACACATTTTTTCCAGGACCTTGTTGAGGCTGATATTCGCTATATCCCCCTATACCCCGACGATGACGGTATAGCTTTTAATGAAGACTTCCTCTTGGGCCAGCGCAATATTCTTCCCGAAGTATTACCAAAGTATGCTTCGCTGGCGGACACGATACGGTTAATTGATGTTCCCAAATCAACGGATGGGCAAATACTAAAAGTGCTTTTGAATGCTGAGCTTGGTGAGGCGGTCGGCATCCTAACCGAGCCGTCTTCCGGTCCGGAATAA
- a CDS encoding GNAT family N-acetyltransferase, with amino-acid sequence MVFQTPRLVIRKAVPSDHDVELYYALWSNPKVMTFVGFPEGLKMTREDIRNQLAGCNETEYDRLLIVELKDTNQPIGECKLGLPNSDDIAGTDVKLLPEFWRNGYGSEVKRGLVEYLLAHTDCKAIKATPNKLNIASQKMQESVGGKCVGEDTYHFPEKMRSYTVDLDLYIYHVSRTDYERNK; translated from the coding sequence ATTGTCTTCCAGACGCCGCGGCTTGTGATTCGTAAGGCTGTCCCCTCTGATCACGATGTTGAGTTGTACTACGCCCTGTGGAGCAATCCGAAAGTGATGACCTTCGTTGGATTCCCAGAGGGTCTAAAAATGACTCGCGAGGATATCCGGAACCAGCTCGCTGGCTGTAACGAGACCGAATATGACCGGCTGCTGATCGTCGAGTTGAAGGATACTAACCAACCGATCGGTGAATGCAAACTTGGATTGCCCAACTCCGATGACATAGCCGGCACTGATGTCAAACTCCTGCCGGAGTTCTGGCGCAATGGGTACGGCAGCGAAGTCAAACGCGGCCTGGTTGAGTACCTACTTGCCCACACCGACTGCAAAGCGATCAAAGCTACCCCCAACAAACTCAATATCGCCTCGCAAAAAATGCAGGAGTCGGTAGGCGGAAAATGTGTCGGTGAGGACACCTATCATTTCCCCGAGAAAATGCGCTCGTACACTGTTGATCTGGACCTCTACATTTATCATGTCTCACGAACCGACTACGAGCGCAACAAGTAG
- a CDS encoding STAS domain-containing protein, with the protein MFDITMTDDGSVSLVGRLDAAQARKAEEVLAKISSPLRIDFTGLEYISSGGLSVLLITYKRLSDQGHSLKLVNMSPHVREVFHYARLDKVFDIE; encoded by the coding sequence ATGTTTGATATCACGATGACAGATGATGGAAGCGTATCACTCGTGGGCAGACTGGACGCTGCTCAAGCCAGAAAGGCAGAGGAAGTACTCGCCAAAATATCCAGTCCACTTCGAATAGACTTTACCGGACTTGAGTACATTTCCAGTGGTGGCTTGTCTGTTCTGCTGATTACATACAAGCGATTGAGTGATCAGGGCCACAGCCTGAAACTGGTGAACATGAGCCCTCATGTCCGCGAGGTGTTCCACTATGCGCGTCTGGACAAGGTCTTTGACATTGAGTAA
- a CDS encoding DUF2807 domain-containing protein, translating into MRNYKLYFVALCMLMMIATSVSAGNWFTDIFGSTRGIRGSGDLVSEDRDVKAFSKIRTSGSYDIVVVVGREQSIKVTFDDNLIDIIETDVKGRTLRIYSDESYRTRRDCLIEITVPELKGFVAKGSGDIEIRNMDGEFFEFDLKGSGDIEMEGMIDELEINLAGSGDIDARDLIARDAIVVIKGSGDIRVHATEILDAAIYGSGDIDYYGKPDDVSKHVAGSGNIKRRK; encoded by the coding sequence ATGCGAAACTACAAATTGTACTTTGTCGCCCTGTGTATGCTGATGATGATCGCTACCTCGGTCTCAGCCGGCAACTGGTTCACCGACATTTTCGGTAGCACCCGGGGAATTAGAGGCTCCGGCGATCTCGTATCCGAAGATCGGGATGTCAAAGCATTCAGTAAAATCAGAACTTCCGGGTCATACGACATTGTCGTCGTCGTCGGTAGAGAACAATCAATCAAAGTGACTTTTGACGACAACCTTATAGACATCATTGAAACCGACGTGAAAGGGAGAACCCTGCGTATCTACTCGGACGAATCGTACCGCACTCGCAGGGACTGTCTCATAGAGATAACGGTGCCCGAGCTTAAGGGATTCGTGGCCAAGGGTTCGGGAGATATTGAGATTCGGAATATGGACGGCGAATTCTTTGAGTTCGATCTGAAAGGATCGGGGGATATCGAGATGGAAGGCATGATTGACGAGCTTGAGATCAATCTGGCCGGTTCGGGTGACATAGATGCCCGCGATCTAATTGCCAGGGATGCAATCGTAGTCATCAAAGGATCGGGTGATATACGCGTCCATGCTACCGAGATCCTCGACGCTGCTATATACGGCAGCGGTGATATCGATTACTACGGCAAGCCCGACGATGTTTCCAAACATGTAGCCGGTTCTGGCAACATCAAGAGGCGGAAATAG
- a CDS encoding PrsW family intramembrane metalloprotease, translating into MNIAVGLVPVCLFLVALIFLDSFRLVRPRTVGLSLLVGGIVAIVCMFLNRWLIDLLPLSTSTFSRYLAPIVEEGLKAVFVVWMLRTQRVAFAVDCAIVGFAVGAGFALVENIYYLQNLSVASPFVWVVRGLGTAVVHGSTTAILAVLARILLQQHPDHFRSMILISLGPPIFIHAVFNHFLLPPLFMTAVILIVLLPLTAIVFAQSERATRQWLGVGFDTDMELLESITSGDIRNTRVGTYLASLKDRFPGTVVSDMLCLLRLQLELSLGAKGILLMRQTGIKVPPDPEVKAKLIELEYLEKSIGRTGQLAMTPMLTSSRRDLWQTYMLKE; encoded by the coding sequence TTGAACATCGCGGTTGGCCTTGTACCGGTATGTCTGTTCCTGGTGGCATTGATTTTCTTGGACAGCTTCAGACTCGTGAGACCCCGGACAGTAGGACTGTCTCTCCTGGTCGGTGGGATTGTGGCCATCGTATGCATGTTTCTCAATCGCTGGTTGATTGATCTTCTACCGTTATCCACTTCCACCTTCTCAAGATACCTGGCGCCAATTGTTGAGGAAGGACTCAAGGCGGTGTTCGTTGTTTGGATGCTTCGTACCCAGCGGGTTGCCTTCGCTGTCGATTGTGCAATCGTCGGCTTTGCGGTTGGAGCAGGCTTTGCCCTTGTCGAGAACATCTACTATTTGCAGAATCTCTCTGTCGCAAGCCCGTTCGTCTGGGTCGTTCGTGGACTCGGTACTGCCGTCGTGCATGGCAGTACGACCGCAATCCTCGCGGTACTGGCAAGGATTCTCTTGCAACAACACCCGGATCATTTCCGATCAATGATACTGATTAGCCTCGGTCCGCCAATATTCATACATGCCGTTTTCAATCATTTTCTTCTCCCACCATTGTTCATGACAGCGGTTATTTTGATCGTTCTGCTGCCGCTGACGGCGATTGTATTTGCTCAAAGTGAACGAGCCACCCGCCAATGGCTGGGCGTCGGCTTCGATACTGATATGGAACTTCTGGAGTCGATTACATCAGGCGATATCCGAAACACTCGTGTCGGAACCTACCTGGCATCTCTGAAAGATCGGTTTCCGGGAACTGTTGTGTCTGACATGTTGTGTTTGCTCCGTCTGCAATTGGAGTTATCTCTGGGCGCGAAAGGGATCCTCCTGATGCGGCAAACCGGTATAAAAGTACCCCCCGATCCTGAGGTCAAAGCCAAGCTCATTGAGTTGGAGTACCTGGAAAAGAGCATTGGACGCACCGGTCAGCTGGCCATGACCCCGATGTTGACATCAAGTCGCCGCGACCTATGGCAAACGTATATGCTCAAAGAGTAA